From the genome of Mesorhizobium japonicum MAFF 303099, one region includes:
- a CDS encoding sugar-binding transcriptional regulator, translating to MAIRPAEQLIHKAAWLYYAHGLRQDQVASQLNISRASVAMYLRKARETGIVNISTSTQLFTDDVMARRLEDALKLDAVWIAPENGYIPDPSTDIAVLAASVFLELVKKGDRIGVAWGRTVYTIADIMSYADLQDVTVVQLCGNLGAPYSYRPDQCTMEIARRLNAKGLNFYAPLVLSTEDLARALRAEPVIREQLAGISDCNLALFSVGTVDADSHVVKCGALNPDEMAALRGIGAAGVIAGQIIDARGEALDCSYNRRVISAELGSLRAIEKRLMVVQEDSKFEPLLAALAGGLCTHLVVGAHMAQRLLDHAGAMPQKAS from the coding sequence ATGGCGATCCGACCGGCAGAACAACTCATTCACAAAGCCGCCTGGCTCTACTATGCGCATGGCCTGCGGCAGGACCAGGTTGCAAGCCAGCTTAACATTTCGCGTGCTTCGGTGGCCATGTATCTGCGCAAGGCGCGCGAGACCGGCATCGTCAACATCTCGACCTCGACGCAGCTGTTCACCGACGACGTGATGGCGCGCAGGCTCGAGGACGCCTTGAAGCTCGACGCGGTCTGGATCGCGCCGGAGAACGGCTATATCCCGGACCCTTCGACTGATATCGCCGTGCTGGCGGCGAGCGTCTTTCTCGAACTGGTCAAGAAGGGCGACCGCATCGGCGTCGCCTGGGGCCGCACCGTCTATACGATCGCCGACATCATGTCCTATGCCGACCTGCAGGATGTCACGGTGGTGCAGCTCTGCGGCAATCTCGGCGCGCCCTACTCCTATCGGCCCGACCAGTGCACCATGGAAATTGCGCGCCGGCTGAACGCCAAGGGGCTTAATTTCTATGCGCCGCTGGTGCTGTCGACGGAAGATCTCGCGCGTGCGTTGCGCGCCGAGCCGGTGATCCGCGAACAGCTGGCCGGCATCAGCGATTGCAATCTCGCGCTTTTCTCCGTCGGCACCGTCGATGCAGACAGCCATGTCGTCAAATGCGGCGCGCTCAACCCGGACGAAATGGCCGCGCTGCGCGGCATCGGCGCAGCCGGGGTGATTGCCGGACAGATCATCGACGCCAGGGGCGAGGCGCTCGACTGCAGCTACAACCGCCGGGTCATTTCGGCTGAACTCGGTTCGCTGCGTGCCATCGAAAAACGCTTGATGGTGGTGCAGGAGGACAGCAAGTTCGAGCCATTGCTCGCGGCGCTCGCGGGCGGGCTTTGCACGCATCTTGTGGTCGGCGCGCATATGGCGCAACGGCTGCTCGATCATGCCGGAGCGATGCCACAGAAAGCATCCTGA
- a CDS encoding efflux RND transporter periplasmic adaptor subunit: MSLSHSIIRRLPVAGLVVAALALAGCSQEKAEVKEIIRPVKVVEIAQAHDTRMLSYSGSVRARTESALAFRVNGKITERLVDIGQHVVPGDVLARIDPTDYDLSVKSAQAALDAAERQVETTELTRKRAEQLFTRNFAPKSQLEQATLAHDQAVATRDSARSSLDQAKNQVGYTDLKADRDGIVTAVNADVGQVVGSGTPVVSVAVDGEKEVLIAVPEMEIAEFKPGKSVKAGFWSDSTLALDGKVREVAGSADPQSRTFAVRVSLPNDPRVLLGMTANIEASAANEKQLVSIPLSALAEKDSQSIVWTVDRGADTVHARPVKVAKFAADGVRVAEGLKPGDIVVAAGTQFMTENLRVKLAGGLAQQSASAEGDDASRLR, from the coding sequence GTGTCTTTGTCCCATTCCATCATCCGCCGGTTGCCGGTCGCGGGCCTTGTGGTCGCGGCGCTCGCGCTTGCCGGCTGCAGCCAGGAGAAGGCCGAGGTCAAGGAGATAATCCGCCCGGTCAAGGTCGTCGAAATCGCTCAGGCGCATGACACCCGCATGCTTTCCTATTCGGGATCCGTGCGGGCTCGCACCGAAAGCGCCCTGGCTTTCCGCGTCAACGGCAAGATCACCGAGCGTCTGGTCGACATCGGTCAGCATGTGGTGCCGGGCGATGTGCTCGCCCGCATCGATCCCACCGACTACGACCTGTCGGTCAAAAGCGCGCAGGCAGCCCTTGATGCCGCCGAACGGCAGGTCGAGACGACGGAGCTTACGCGAAAGCGCGCCGAGCAGCTTTTCACCAGGAACTTCGCGCCGAAATCGCAGCTCGAACAGGCGACGCTGGCCCATGACCAGGCGGTCGCCACGCGCGACTCCGCCCGTTCGTCGCTCGACCAAGCCAAGAACCAGGTCGGCTATACCGACCTCAAGGCCGACAGGGACGGCATCGTCACGGCCGTGAACGCCGATGTCGGCCAGGTGGTTGGCTCCGGCACGCCCGTGGTCTCAGTCGCCGTCGATGGCGAAAAGGAAGTGCTGATCGCGGTGCCGGAGATGGAAATCGCCGAGTTCAAGCCGGGCAAGTCAGTCAAGGCGGGCTTCTGGTCCGACAGCACGCTGGCGCTCGACGGCAAGGTCCGCGAGGTTGCCGGCAGCGCCGATCCGCAATCGCGCACCTTCGCCGTCCGTGTCAGCCTGCCCAATGATCCGCGTGTGCTTCTCGGCATGACCGCCAATATCGAGGCCTCGGCCGCCAACGAAAAGCAGCTGGTTTCGATCCCCTTGAGCGCGTTGGCTGAAAAAGACAGCCAGTCGATCGTCTGGACCGTGGATCGTGGCGCCGATACCGTTCATGCCCGTCCGGTGAAGGTTGCCAAGTTCGCCGCCGATGGCGTGCGAGTCGCAGAAGGATTGAAGCCCGGCGATATCGTGGTCGCCGCCGGCACCCAGTTCATGACCGAGAATCTCAGGGTCAAGCTCGCCGGCGGCCTGGCGCAGCAATCAGCCTCAGCCGAGGGCGACGACGCCAGCCGGCTGCGCTGA
- a CDS encoding ABC transporter permease — MTLRDHTIRYGFIVLLFGLVAYFAIAADGFVSPQSAVFIFQSVAITGVLALGVTATLVVGGFDLSIGSVATSAMMAAAYVMVVLEQNAVVAVVVCLLIGAIVGLINGWLIVYMRVPDLLATLGMMFLLVGLQRIPTEGRSIATGMTMPDGSVANGKFGGAFLALGRHRFDFFIPNLIPVSVVVLLVLAVLIWFFLEYTRFGRMMYAVGSNERAAELAGAPVKAYKIWAYVISGVFASIGGILLAARLGRGDIASGNNLLLDAVAAALIGYAVLGAAKPNAFGTAVGALFVGILLQGLTMMNAPYYTQDFVKGVVLVVALVFTFALSGRGRG, encoded by the coding sequence ATGACGCTGCGCGACCACACCATACGCTATGGGTTCATCGTCCTGCTGTTCGGGCTCGTCGCCTATTTCGCGATCGCCGCCGATGGGTTCGTCTCGCCGCAAAGTGCCGTCTTCATCTTCCAGTCGGTCGCCATCACCGGCGTGCTGGCGCTCGGCGTCACCGCCACGCTGGTCGTCGGCGGCTTCGACCTGTCGATCGGCTCGGTCGCCACGTCGGCCATGATGGCGGCTGCCTATGTGATGGTGGTGCTGGAGCAGAACGCCGTCGTGGCGGTCGTTGTCTGCCTGCTCATCGGCGCCATTGTCGGCCTGATCAATGGCTGGCTGATCGTCTATATGCGCGTGCCCGATCTCTTGGCGACGCTCGGCATGATGTTCCTGCTGGTCGGCCTGCAGCGCATCCCGACCGAAGGCCGCTCGATCGCCACCGGCATGACCATGCCCGACGGTTCGGTCGCCAATGGCAAGTTCGGCGGCGCCTTCCTGGCGCTCGGCCGCCACCGTTTCGACTTCTTCATCCCGAACCTCATTCCGGTGTCGGTCGTCGTGCTGCTGGTGCTGGCCGTGCTGATCTGGTTCTTCCTCGAATACACCCGCTTCGGCCGTATGATGTATGCGGTCGGCTCCAATGAGCGCGCCGCCGAACTCGCCGGTGCGCCTGTCAAGGCATACAAGATCTGGGCCTACGTTATTTCAGGAGTTTTTGCCTCGATCGGCGGCATTTTGCTCGCCGCCCGGCTTGGACGCGGCGACATCGCCTCGGGTAATAATCTGCTGCTCGATGCAGTTGCCGCGGCGCTGATCGGCTACGCGGTGTTGGGTGCCGCCAAGCCGAACGCCTTCGGCACCGCAGTCGGCGCGCTGTTCGTCGGCATCTTGCTGCAAGGCCTGACGATGATGAACGCGCCTTACTACACGCAGGATTTCGTCAAGGGCGTGGTTCTGGTCGTCGCCCTTGTCTTCACCTTTGCCCTTTCGGGCAGGGGCAGGGGGTAG
- a CDS encoding TetR family transcriptional regulator, whose amino-acid sequence MSEAANIVVDAARQENVTRILDCAERLFRHYGYGKTNVADIARELGMSPANIYRFFASKVEIHQAVCGRMLGASYKMAYEIMHLPIGAEERLRRYIHAQYKMTLETMLDEQKVHEMVIVALERDWGVIDKHVDSIHDLFAEVIRDGIEAGEFAEQDPVIASRCFGAATIILCHPQMVAQCLAKTNRAMPDDLIDYAIKALKK is encoded by the coding sequence ATGTCCGAAGCCGCCAACATCGTTGTCGATGCCGCCAGGCAGGAGAATGTGACGCGCATTCTCGACTGTGCCGAGCGCCTGTTCCGGCACTATGGCTACGGCAAGACCAATGTTGCCGACATCGCCCGTGAGCTCGGCATGTCGCCGGCCAACATCTACCGTTTCTTCGCCTCCAAGGTCGAAATCCACCAGGCGGTGTGTGGCCGGATGCTCGGCGCCAGCTACAAGATGGCCTACGAGATCATGCACCTGCCGATCGGTGCCGAGGAGCGGCTTCGTCGCTACATCCATGCGCAATACAAGATGACGCTGGAGACCATGCTCGATGAGCAGAAGGTGCATGAGATGGTCATCGTCGCGCTCGAGCGGGACTGGGGCGTCATCGACAAGCACGTCGACAGCATCCACGATCTCTTCGCGGAGGTCATCCGTGACGGCATCGAGGCCGGCGAGTTCGCCGAGCAGGACCCGGTGATCGCGTCGCGCTGCTTCGGCGCCGCTACAATCATCCTTTGCCATCCGCAGATGGTGGCGCAGTGTCTTGCCAAGACCAACCGGGCGATGCCCGACGACCTGATCGACTATGCGATCAAGGCCTTGAAGAAATAG
- a CDS encoding substrate-binding domain-containing protein: MNITRRLLGKVALGLAGATMLMQVPAFAADKPAPFDKPGVKIALVRYLSTGDFFQAYLSGVEAQSKALGIDLRVLDSRQDAALQSDMVDQAIALGVQGIIIQHGLTESMKDAAQRAVDAGIKVVAFDVNVENPKIPQIEQSDKDLARLALEQAVKDNGDSWNAGYVYVAGIAPLDRRNETWVDVKKKYAGIKEVAMFGTLDNPIANSVANQARSVLSAHPDIKVMFAPYDEFAKGVKIAVDEAGLNKGIKIYSADISTSDISAMREPDSAWAATAATNPAVVGQVSVRALAQLLAGEDPGHNVIVPPTLITQKELIDKDIKNMEDLSAKLPQFAHANVAMPAWMPNPNAK; this comes from the coding sequence GTGAACATCACGAGAAGACTTCTGGGGAAGGTGGCGCTCGGGCTGGCCGGCGCAACCATGCTGATGCAGGTCCCGGCTTTCGCCGCGGACAAGCCGGCCCCGTTCGATAAGCCCGGCGTCAAGATCGCGCTGGTGCGCTATCTCTCGACCGGCGACTTCTTCCAGGCCTACCTCTCGGGCGTCGAGGCGCAGTCCAAGGCGCTTGGCATCGACCTGCGCGTGCTCGACAGCCGCCAGGATGCCGCCCTTCAGTCCGATATGGTCGACCAGGCCATCGCGCTCGGCGTGCAGGGCATCATCATCCAGCACGGCCTGACGGAATCGATGAAGGATGCGGCCCAGCGCGCGGTCGACGCCGGCATCAAGGTTGTGGCCTTCGACGTCAATGTCGAAAACCCCAAGATCCCGCAGATCGAGCAGTCGGACAAGGACCTTGCCCGCCTCGCGCTCGAGCAGGCGGTGAAGGACAATGGTGACAGCTGGAATGCCGGCTATGTCTACGTCGCCGGAATCGCGCCGCTCGACCGCCGCAACGAGACCTGGGTCGACGTGAAGAAGAAATATGCGGGCATCAAGGAAGTCGCGATGTTCGGCACGCTCGACAACCCGATCGCCAACTCCGTCGCCAACCAGGCGCGTTCGGTGCTGTCGGCCCATCCCGACATCAAGGTGATGTTCGCCCCCTATGACGAATTCGCCAAGGGCGTGAAGATCGCCGTCGACGAGGCCGGCCTGAACAAGGGCATCAAGATCTATTCGGCCGACATCTCGACATCGGACATATCGGCGATGCGCGAGCCCGACAGCGCCTGGGCCGCGACCGCGGCGACCAACCCGGCCGTCGTCGGCCAGGTCTCGGTGCGCGCTCTGGCGCAACTGCTCGCCGGTGAAGACCCCGGCCACAACGTCATCGTGCCGCCGACGCTGATCACCCAGAAGGAGCTGATCGACAAGGACATCAAGAACATGGAAGACCTGTCGGCCAAGCTGCCGCAGTTCGCCCATGCAAATGTCGCCATGCCGGCCTGGATGCCGAACCCGAACGCGAAGTAA
- a CDS encoding acyl-CoA synthetase, whose translation MANSYEQDLDRNAANHQPLTPLTYLERAAKTYPDHIAIIHGRQRISYRDFWRRSLKVASALQKRGIGKGDTVTVMLSNTPPMLEAHFGVPMTKAVLHSLNTRLDAAVIAFQLDHAETKVLIVDREFSGVVRQALDLAKVTPLVIDYDDPDYAADAPYPKGERIGALDYEDFVAGGDEDFAWSMPDDEWDAISLNYTSGTTGNPKGVVYHHRGAALMAYTNTIHAGMAKHAVYLWTLPMFHCNGWCFPWTLAVQAGTHVCLRWVRPKPIYDAIADHGVTHLCGAPVVMSVLINARDEDKRTFAQTVTFNTAAAPPPEAVLSGMADAGFAVTHLYGLTETYGPAVVNEWHGEWDDLAKGERSAKKARQGVRYAALEGLTVMDPETMQATPADGETIGEVMFRGNIVMKGYLKNRKASDEAFAGGWFHSGDLGVMHPDGYIQLKDRSKDIIISGGENISSIEVEDALYKHPSVASCGVVARHDDKWGEVPVAYVELKPGKTASEAEIIEHCRALLARFKVPKAVIFAEIPKTSTGKIQKFRLREMAKLA comes from the coding sequence ATGGCCAATTCTTACGAACAGGATCTCGACAGGAACGCGGCCAACCACCAGCCGCTGACGCCGCTCACCTATCTGGAGCGCGCGGCAAAGACCTATCCCGACCACATCGCCATCATCCACGGCCGCCAGCGCATCAGCTACCGCGATTTCTGGCGCCGCTCGCTGAAGGTCGCATCGGCACTGCAAAAGCGCGGCATCGGCAAGGGCGACACGGTCACCGTGATGCTGTCCAACACGCCGCCGATGCTGGAGGCGCATTTCGGTGTGCCGATGACCAAGGCGGTGCTGCATTCGCTCAACACCCGCCTCGACGCCGCGGTCATCGCCTTCCAGCTCGACCATGCCGAGACCAAGGTGCTCATCGTCGACCGCGAATTCTCCGGCGTCGTCCGGCAGGCGCTCGATCTGGCCAAGGTCACGCCGCTGGTCATCGACTATGACGATCCCGACTACGCCGCCGACGCCCCCTATCCGAAGGGGGAACGGATTGGCGCGCTCGACTATGAGGACTTTGTCGCCGGTGGCGACGAGGATTTCGCCTGGTCGATGCCCGACGATGAATGGGACGCCATCTCGCTCAACTACACCTCGGGCACGACGGGCAATCCGAAGGGCGTGGTCTACCACCATCGCGGTGCCGCCCTGATGGCCTACACCAACACCATCCATGCCGGCATGGCCAAGCACGCCGTCTATCTCTGGACGCTTCCGATGTTCCACTGCAATGGCTGGTGCTTTCCGTGGACGCTGGCCGTCCAGGCCGGCACCCATGTCTGCCTGCGCTGGGTGCGGCCGAAGCCGATCTATGACGCCATCGCCGATCATGGCGTCACACATCTCTGCGGCGCGCCGGTCGTCATGTCGGTGCTGATCAACGCCCGGGATGAGGACAAGCGCACGTTCGCGCAGACGGTGACCTTCAACACCGCGGCCGCGCCGCCGCCGGAAGCCGTGCTGTCGGGGATGGCCGATGCCGGCTTTGCCGTCACCCATCTCTATGGCCTGACCGAGACCTATGGCCCGGCCGTGGTCAACGAATGGCATGGCGAATGGGACGATCTCGCAAAGGGCGAGCGCAGCGCCAAGAAGGCAAGGCAGGGCGTGCGCTATGCCGCGCTCGAAGGCCTGACCGTCATGGACCCCGAGACGATGCAGGCGACGCCGGCCGACGGCGAGACCATCGGCGAGGTCATGTTCCGCGGCAACATCGTCATGAAGGGCTACCTCAAGAACCGCAAGGCCAGCGACGAAGCGTTCGCCGGCGGCTGGTTCCATTCCGGTGATCTCGGCGTCATGCATCCCGATGGCTACATCCAGCTCAAGGACCGTTCCAAGGACATCATCATTTCGGGCGGCGAGAACATTTCCTCGATCGAGGTCGAGGATGCGCTCTACAAGCACCCGTCCGTCGCCTCCTGCGGCGTTGTGGCGCGCCATGACGACAAATGGGGGGAGGTGCCGGTTGCCTATGTCGAGCTGAAGCCCGGCAAGACGGCGAGCGAGGCCGAGATCATCGAGCACTGCCGTGCGCTGCTTGCCCGCTTCAAAGTGCCGAAAGCGGTGATTTTTGCCGAGATCCCGAAGACCTCGACCGGCAAGATCCAGAAATTCCGACTCCGCGAAATGGCCAAACTCGCCTGA
- a CDS encoding bifunctional aldolase/short-chain dehydrogenase produces MKNLWNDETAEKLVADYAKKGVGRDLALRVYTTRLLGGVPQLVLHGGGNTSCKIKATDLVGDEWDVLCVKGSGWDMAVIEPQGLPAVKMGALLKARALDKLADEDMVALQRANLIDPSSPNPSVETLLHAFLPHKFVDHTHSTAILAIVDQEDSKPLVKTVFGSKMGYVPYIMPGFDLAKAAADVFDADPTVEGLILDKHGIFTFGDDAKQAYDRMIHYVNVAEEYVAENAKPKAAKAALPARLATPASIAPMLRGAVAVARGEGRFDRMISDFRTSDAIVDFINSAAIADYAGRGVSTPDLSIRIKTGPMAVPAPDADKVGDYKAVIKSHVDAFAKDYRAYFETNDALDDVKRTMLDPMPRLTLVPGLGMFGHGRTLKDARIASDVGEMWIEAVRGAEAVGRFHPLSKADLFPLEYWSLEQAKLASNKPKPLTGQVVLITGGAGAIGAATAKLFADNGAHAVVVDLDGDKAADTAKKAGNNSIGVAADITDPAQVRAAFDKAVAVFGGVDILVSNAGAAWEGRIGELDDALLRKSFELNFFAHQSVAQNAVRIMLEQGTGGVLLFNTSKQAVNPGPKFGAYGVPKAATLFLSRQYALDYGAHGIRSNAVNADRIRSGLLTDAMIASRSGARGVSEKEYMSGNLLGQEVTAQDVAQAFLHHALAERTTADVTTVDGGNIAAALR; encoded by the coding sequence ATGAAGAATTTGTGGAACGACGAAACGGCCGAGAAACTCGTCGCCGACTATGCGAAGAAGGGTGTCGGCCGCGACCTCGCGCTGCGCGTCTACACGACGCGGCTGCTGGGCGGCGTGCCACAGCTGGTCCTGCATGGCGGCGGCAACACGTCCTGCAAGATCAAGGCGACCGATCTCGTCGGCGATGAATGGGATGTGCTGTGCGTCAAGGGCAGCGGCTGGGACATGGCCGTCATCGAGCCGCAGGGCCTGCCGGCGGTCAAGATGGGCGCCCTGCTCAAGGCGCGCGCGCTGGACAAGCTCGCGGACGAGGACATGGTGGCGCTGCAGCGGGCGAACCTCATCGACCCGTCCTCGCCCAACCCCTCGGTCGAGACGCTGCTGCATGCCTTCCTGCCGCATAAATTCGTCGACCACACCCATTCGACCGCTATCCTGGCCATCGTCGACCAGGAAGATTCGAAGCCGCTGGTGAAGACAGTGTTCGGCAGCAAGATGGGTTATGTGCCCTACATCATGCCGGGCTTCGACCTCGCCAAGGCGGCGGCCGACGTCTTCGATGCCGACCCGACTGTCGAAGGACTGATCCTCGACAAGCACGGCATCTTCACCTTCGGTGACGATGCCAAACAGGCCTACGACCGGATGATCCACTATGTGAACGTCGCCGAGGAGTACGTCGCTGAGAATGCCAAGCCGAAGGCTGCCAAGGCGGCGTTGCCGGCAAGGCTCGCGACGCCGGCGTCCATCGCGCCGATGCTGCGCGGCGCCGTTGCGGTGGCGCGTGGCGAAGGCCGCTTCGACCGCATGATCTCTGATTTCCGCACCTCGGATGCAATCGTCGATTTCATCAACTCGGCCGCGATCGCCGACTATGCCGGGCGCGGCGTGTCGACGCCGGATCTGTCGATCCGCATCAAGACCGGACCGATGGCGGTGCCGGCGCCCGACGCCGACAAGGTTGGCGACTACAAGGCCGTCATCAAGAGCCATGTCGACGCTTTCGCCAAGGACTATCGCGCCTATTTCGAGACCAATGACGCGCTCGACGACGTCAAGCGCACCATGCTCGACCCGATGCCGCGGCTGACGCTGGTGCCGGGACTCGGCATGTTCGGCCATGGCCGCACGCTGAAGGATGCCAGGATCGCCTCCGATGTCGGCGAGATGTGGATCGAGGCGGTGCGTGGCGCCGAAGCCGTCGGCCGTTTCCATCCGCTGTCCAAGGCCGATTTGTTCCCGCTCGAATACTGGTCGCTCGAACAGGCCAAGCTTGCCTCGAACAAGCCGAAGCCGCTGACCGGCCAGGTGGTGCTGATCACCGGCGGCGCCGGCGCAATCGGGGCTGCAACGGCAAAGCTGTTCGCCGACAATGGCGCCCATGCCGTCGTCGTCGATCTCGATGGCGACAAAGCCGCCGATACCGCCAAGAAAGCCGGCAACAATTCGATCGGTGTCGCCGCCGACATCACCGACCCAGCCCAGGTGCGTGCCGCCTTCGACAAAGCGGTCGCCGTCTTCGGCGGCGTCGATATCCTGGTCTCCAATGCGGGTGCGGCTTGGGAAGGCCGGATCGGCGAGCTCGACGATGCGCTGCTGCGCAAGAGCTTCGAGCTCAATTTCTTCGCCCATCAGTCGGTGGCGCAGAACGCCGTGCGCATCATGCTGGAACAGGGCACTGGCGGCGTGCTGTTGTTCAACACTTCCAAGCAGGCGGTCAATCCGGGCCCGAAATTCGGCGCCTATGGCGTGCCGAAGGCGGCGACTTTGTTCCTGTCCAGGCAATATGCGCTCGACTACGGCGCCCATGGCATCCGCTCGAACGCCGTCAACGCCGACCGTATCCGCTCCGGCCTTTTGACCGACGCCATGATCGCCAGTCGCTCCGGCGCGCGCGGCGTGTCCGAGAAGGAATACATGTCCGGCAACCTGCTCGGCCAGGAAGTGACGGCACAGGATGTGGCGCAGGCCTTCCTGCATCACGCGCTGGCCGAACGTACCACCGCCGACGTGACGACGGTCGACGGCGGCAACATCGCGGCGGCGCTGCGGTAG
- a CDS encoding sugar ABC transporter ATP-binding protein, translating to MVGNAVFRVEGLRKSFGRNEVLGGISLELHSGEVTVLMGANGAGKSTLVKIVSGLYERGGGSMILADQAFAPNTPAEAIRAGVVTVHQNINDGVVADLDVATNLTLDRLSGKGVPTLFNPARVRREAKAVADRMGLAIDLKARVNDLSLADRQMVAIARALAHQPKVLILDEPTSSLSSAEADRLFALVERLREQGVAILYISHRMSDIRRLADRIVSMRDGVISGVFDTKPLDYEGAVNAMLGRKIHLDQIVARSSAKPVLTIEGLRIGQGARPISLTLGDGEVVAITGLVGVGKTALAETLFGVRKPLAGTMTMSGKPYAPRSAGDAIAAGVFLVAKDRASSGIVGGFNIERNVSLPFLKRMSNLGVLKRRLERATARRQIEELSIVCRSEKDEMSALSGGNQQKVMVARWMAQNAALFILDEPFQGVDISARRDIAAKLRASANGRATLLFVTELDEALETADRILVMSEHTIVGEHRNAEVDLDRLLAEVAGGPLHSAA from the coding sequence ATGGTCGGCAATGCCGTGTTCCGTGTAGAGGGACTGAGGAAATCCTTTGGCCGTAACGAGGTGCTTGGCGGCATCTCGCTCGAGCTGCATTCCGGCGAAGTCACCGTGCTGATGGGCGCCAATGGCGCCGGCAAATCCACCCTCGTCAAGATCGTCAGCGGCCTCTACGAACGCGGCGGCGGTAGCATGATCCTCGCCGACCAGGCTTTTGCCCCGAACACGCCGGCGGAGGCGATCCGCGCCGGCGTCGTCACCGTGCACCAGAATATCAATGACGGTGTCGTCGCCGACCTCGATGTCGCCACCAATTTGACGCTCGACAGGCTGAGCGGCAAGGGCGTGCCGACCCTGTTCAATCCGGCCCGAGTGCGCCGCGAGGCCAAGGCGGTCGCCGACCGCATGGGTCTGGCCATCGATCTCAAGGCCCGTGTCAACGACCTTTCGCTAGCCGATCGCCAGATGGTGGCGATCGCGCGCGCCTTGGCGCATCAGCCGAAAGTGCTGATCCTCGACGAGCCGACCTCTTCGCTCTCCAGCGCCGAGGCCGACCGGCTGTTCGCTCTGGTCGAGCGGCTGCGTGAGCAGGGCGTGGCGATCCTCTACATCTCGCACCGCATGTCCGACATCAGGCGGCTTGCCGATCGCATCGTCTCGATGCGTGACGGCGTCATTTCGGGCGTCTTCGACACCAAGCCGCTCGACTACGAAGGCGCGGTCAATGCCATGCTCGGCCGCAAGATCCATCTAGACCAGATCGTGGCCAGGAGTTCGGCCAAACCGGTCCTGACGATCGAAGGCTTGCGCATCGGGCAGGGCGCCAGGCCGATTTCGCTGACGCTTGGCGATGGCGAGGTCGTTGCCATCACCGGCCTCGTCGGCGTCGGCAAGACCGCGCTTGCCGAGACGCTGTTCGGCGTGCGCAAGCCGCTTGCCGGCACCATGACGATGAGCGGCAAGCCCTATGCGCCGCGATCGGCGGGCGATGCGATCGCCGCCGGCGTGTTCCTCGTCGCCAAGGACCGCGCCAGCAGCGGCATTGTCGGCGGCTTCAACATCGAGCGCAATGTCAGCCTGCCGTTCCTCAAGCGTATGTCGAATCTTGGTGTGCTCAAGCGCCGCCTCGAGCGCGCCACCGCGCGCCGGCAGATCGAGGAACTCAGCATCGTCTGCCGTTCCGAGAAGGACGAGATGTCGGCATTGTCCGGCGGCAACCAGCAGAAGGTGATGGTCGCCCGCTGGATGGCGCAGAATGCCGCGCTGTTCATTCTCGACGAGCCGTTTCAGGGCGTCGACATCTCGGCCAGGCGCGACATCGCCGCCAAGCTGAGAGCAAGCGCCAATGGCCGCGCGACGCTGTTGTTCGTCACCGAACTCGACGAGGCGCTGGAGACGGCCGACCGCATCCTGGTGATGTCGGAACACACAATCGTCGGTGAACACCGCAATGCCGAAGTCGATCTCGATCGCCTGCTGGCCGAGGTCGCCGGCGGGCCGCTGCACAGCGCCGCCTGA